GTTGGTAGATTCTTCCCGAGGCCAAATATATCGAAGTGTTGTTATCAAATCCCATACCACGGAGCATCATACCGACCTATGGTAACGTGAGAACATcaattagaaaacaaagctCAATAACATACTGAAATGTGAATTAGATCAATGAATTTACCTCTAATGGGGTAAGGGGACATTTTCCGTTAACTCGGTTAAGGTCGGGCCTAATGACACGATCTCTTCGTTTGAACTTTCCTTTCCAACTTTTCTGTCTAATCACATCCATTTCAGATTTCTCAGCTCTTCCACCTTCGTAGAGACAACATGAGAATGCCACCATGTCCTAAAAAACCAAggctttttatttatcttgtcTCTCTAAAGCATACTAATACTAAACTATCACTAAAGCAAAGTGATTCTGtaaatcaaagacaaaaacttacCTCCTCAAATCGAAGGTGGACCGAGACATACTTTCCTCCGGTCGCCGAGCTTTTCTCAACCATCCGATCGACTAACTTCTCAGCTAGTGTTGATATAGGTGAAGAAAACTTCAATGCTTTGTAATTAGCTATGCACCTCAAAAGTTGTATATACGGTGGAACACTCATCGCCAATCTATTTGCGAAAGGAGTTATCCGAATAACCCTGAATCgaataaaacaataacacTGCCTTGAGAGATATAAGAGCTAAGCCAAGTAAAGAAGCTTAAAGATTAAAGTCTACCTACCCATGTTCCTTTAAAACCGGATAAACTTCCCCGTTATAGTAGTTCACAGTAGCCCAAGCTTGAACACGAATAGTAGGAATACTTGAAACATTGTAACTAAAACGAGTCATTATCTCATCAGGAACATCTCTCACTATTTTCACATAACCTTCAAGGCTTGATATGAAGTGATCTTCGTCATAGATATCACCAAAGTTGCTGCCACAAATATGCATTTTCTTAGTCCAATATCTTAACAAGACTTGAAAAggtaatgaaaattttaatggCTTCTTACCTTGAATCCTTCCAAATAGCGTGAAACTCAAACCGCGGTATGACTAAAACTGCGTTAAGAAGCCCGGCTACAGCCACAGCATTGCAAATCTGAAGcaatacaaaaaaactttaggATATGTTTTGACTTATATTGCTTTAagcaaataaatcaataaGGGAACAAGATGATGATACCGCAGAACGCTGCTGATTAAGACCGCCATTTGCTTCCACGATTAAGTAACCACTACTAGGAGCAAGAGCAGATGATTCTGAaaatatttcatcaaacacatTAATACCTAAAATCATATGAACAATCCAAGAAACTGGGAAGCCATAGAATTCAAATAGTTCAGTATCAGACACAATCTTACCTCTGTTCAGACCAAAATGTGATGAAACTGTTGAATTAGGACAAGGTTTTGGCATCTTTGGTCTTCTTTTGAATTTCCAGACAGAAGACAACTGAAACCAAACATCAAGAAGCTTTCAAAGACAACAAAGCTAAGAATTAGGCTTTGAATGGCACTCGGATATGGGTGTGACTCCGATTTGAATGTGGGAACGATACAACTTGAAAGTgatataaatagttaaatcaATGAAAGACTATGATTTACAAACCAACATTACATACAAACTCCATCAAATCCTATttcataaaatgtttttacttgAGAAAACCATATGCTAGATagattttcaactttttaaagTACGTACTATAATTACCAAAGTAAAGAATGATGAAGAACCAAGATACGGCAAGTAAAATCATAGGTTTCACAAACTAAAGTTCTTTTACCTTA
This sequence is a window from Arabidopsis thaliana chromosome 1 sequence. Protein-coding genes within it:
- a CDS encoding O-fucosyltransferase family protein (O-fucosyltransferase family protein; CONTAINS InterPro DOMAIN/s: GDP-fucose protein O-fucosyltransferase (InterPro:IPR019378); BEST Arabidopsis thaliana protein match is: O-fucosyltransferase family protein (TAIR:AT1G38131.1); Has 831 Blast hits to 822 proteins in 29 species: Archae - 0; Bacteria - 0; Metazoa - 0; Fungi - 0; Plants - 831; Viruses - 0; Other Eukaryotes - 0 (source: NCBI BLink).), translating into MPKPCPNSTVSSHFGLNRGINVFDEIFSESSALAPSSGYLIVEANGGLNQQRSAICNAVAVAGLLNAVLVIPRFEFHAIWKDSSNFGDIYDEDHFISSLEGYVKIVRDVPDEIMTRFSYNVSSIPTIRVQAWATVNYYNGEVYPVLKEHGVIRITPFANRLAMSVPPYIQLLRCIANYKALKFSSPISTLAEKLVDRMVEKSSATGGKYVSVHLRFEEDMVAFSCCLYEGGRAEKSEMDVIRQKSWKGKFKRRDRVIRPDLNRVNGKCPLTPLEVGMMLRGMGFDNNTSIYLASGRIYQPEKHLAPLQEMFPRLYTKESLATPEELAPFQGYSSRMAALDYTVSLLSEVFVTTQGGNFPHFLMGHRRFLFGGHAKTVIPDKPKLVLLLQDMEMRWEVFKKEMKLMLGESDRKGVMVPRVRKINRKTSIYTYPLPECECIFHLSSNFSNTGNILSLGALHPSSNLISSARL
- a CDS encoding O-fucosyltransferase family protein, whose amino-acid sequence is MPKPCPNSTVSSHFGLNRESSALAPSSGYLIVEANGGLNQQRSAICNAVAVAGLLNAVLVIPRFEFHAIWKDSSNFGDIYDEDHFISSLEGYVKIVRDVPDEIMTRFSYNVSSIPTIRVQAWATVNYYNGEVYPVLKEHGVIRITPFANRLAMSVPPYIQLLRCIANYKALKFSSPISTLAEKLVDRMVEKSSATGGKYVSVHLRFEEDMVAFSCCLYEGGRAEKSEMDVIRQKSWKGKFKRRDRVIRPDLNRVNGKCPLTPLEVGMMLRGMGFDNNTSIYLASGRIYQPEKHLAPLQEMFPRLYTKESLATPEELAPFQGYSSRMAALDYTVSLLSEVFVTTQGGNFPHFLMGHRRFLFGGHAKTVIPDKPKLVLLLQDMEMRWEVFKKEMKLMLGESDRKGVMVPRVRKINRKTSIYTYPLPECECIFHLSSNFSNTGNILSLGALHPSSNLISSARL